The genomic stretch AGGGCCATCGCCAACTGGGCCGCCACCACGACAGGCCGCCAGTAGTCCAGGTCCCCATGCCGAACCAGGAGTCGTTTGCGTTGGTACCGGGCATTGCTCCCAAGCTGGAGGTGAAGAGCGGGCCGTCCGAGCGCCCGCACCACCTCGTCGAGGGCCGCCAGCGGGGGCAACACTTGCCCGTACACCTCGGCTCCCCGTTGGCACCTCAGCACCGCGTCCGAGGCCGCCAGCAGTTCTGGAATAGGCAGAGGACACAGCGCCATGTAGGCGGCGGGCCGGGGATGCCAGCGTCTCAGAACTTCGGCCAACCCCACGGCCGACCCGTGGCGTAAGTCGCGCGCGAAGGCAAACACCCGCCTCAATTCCTCCTCGGACCGAATGACCGTCTGGGTCTGGAAGGCTTCCTCCGTCAGCGCGAGTTCCAACCGCATGCCCGCGAGCAGGAGGCGCGAGAGCAGGTCCTCGTCTTCGATGTCCGTCACTTGGTTCATCAGGTGGCGGGCCAGGCCGTATTCGCCAGACTCCAGACGGCACCGGGCTTCAAGCCAGAGGACGAAAGGGCGGTCGGTCGGTCCGGAGCGCCACTGCTGCTGGCGGACCACGTCGAGCGCTGCCGCCGCCAGGGCACGGCGCTCCGTGATGCGCCAGGGGGGAAGACTTTCAATCCTGGCCAGATGCCACAGGCACAGTGCGATCCAACCGATAATCTTTTGCGAAAAGAACTCCGTGTCCGCGGCCGAGAACACCCCTTGGACCGCCCGGATGACGGCGATATGCAGGGGGAGTGTGGGTTCTTCTTGGGCGGTCGTGAGGGCACCGTCGAGGTCTCCCACGTTCAGTTGAGCGATGACGAGTCCAGCTTTTTCTCGTATATATTCGCTCTCTGTCGGCTTCATGCCCCGCAAGACGCGCAGCCGCTCGGTCAGGTCCTCGTGGTAGCGACCCGCCTGGGCGATGGCGCTGCGGTAATAGCGCCTGGCCCGTTCGACCATTTCTGGCACGCGGGCCAGGGTCGCCAGCAGGATCATTTCTTTGGCCGTCACGACCGCGCGGGCATTGTCTCCACTGGCGATGCTGTCGTAGTGCAACGCCTCCAAAACGCGGTATTCGACCTCGGACCTGGAGACCTCGCTGTCCGAGTCGGGGAGCGTCCGCACCTCGTTCAGGAGACGGTGCAGCAGGTCTCCATACGGCATATCGCTGTCGTCGGTCAGCAGCATCGAGCGCCCACGCCGGGTGGAGTACGAGACGGCGGAGACGTAGAGCTGCTCCAGCCGCACGGTGGTGAGGGCGTGGGCGCGGCTCAGCACATCGTCCCGGCGCTCCTCCTGGTGCAACCGGTTGAGCAAGATGGCCGCTCGCGTCAGTGGAACGGCGCGGTCCAGCCCGCACAGGTCATCCGCGATGGCTCCGAGGGGGTGGCCATCGCGGATCAGGGCTTCCTCCCAGGCCACACTCTCGGCCCACTGGTCAAACGGTGGGGGTGGAGCAGCGGACACCTGGGCCGCCTGGGATCAGCTCGCCGTGGTGGTGGGCGAAGCCTGGGTGCCGATCTCCGGCTCCGGCTCGTAGTCTCCCCCGCCGGGCATGGCGAGGTACGCACCCGAGGCAGCGGCCACGGTGGGCGTCGCCTGCCGAAGACCTGCGCCCAGGCCAAACAGCACCAGCAAGCCGAAGAGCCCCAGGGCCGACCGCTTCAGGATGTTCATGGCGAGACTGTAGGAAATGGCCCTGGGGGCAACTGTGCTTAAGCCAACATCAGGGCTTGACGCAGGGTGCCGCTGAGCGTCTGGACCCGCTGGGGAGAAAAGGAGAAATTCACTCCAGCCGTGTGAAGCAGTTCGGGGAGAGGTCTTGTGTTCCCCAGACGAAGCGCCTGGGCCAGGCTCCCAAAGGCTTGGTCCGGATCCAGCCGCACGGTCTCCACGAACTCGAACGCCCAGCCCCAGGCCAGGGCGTACTCAATCCCCACCAGGGGGCGGCGGACCAACTGCTGGGAGAGGTACCCCAGATCAGCGTACGCCTCGCCGCTCCGGTCCACCCCGGTGGGGTACTGCTGCTGGATAGCCTGCCACACCTCGGCCAGGCGGACCGCAGTGATCTCCTCCGGGGTGGTGTAGAACCACTCCTGAAACTCGTCCATGACGCACTGGGCACACATGCGCGAGAGGGTCTGCTCGTAGAAGCGCACCCGGTAACGGTTGGCCCCGTCCATGTCAAAGAACTCGGGCAGGCGGTCCAGGGACCACAGCTCGAACACCTGAGCCACGAATTCCCGCATCTCCACACCGGGAAAAGCGTGCCAGAACGGCGCACCTGGAGCGACCCCCGTGAGCTGCGCGACGTGGCCGAGTTCGTGGAACAGCACCTGATAGGAGCTGGGCGTCGGGTGCAGATTCATCTGCACGTAGGGCTGATGGGACGCCGCCAGATAGTCGGTGTAGGACCTGGCTGCCTTGCCCGGTCGGGCCGTGAGATCCAGGTGACCTTCAGCGTACAGACGGGTCACGTGGTCACTCAGGCCCGGCAGGGTTCCGGCCAGAGTCCGCGCCACCTGCTGCATCACCTCAGCCTCCGTCCCAAAGCGCGGGAGCGCCCGCCCACTGAAGGGATTGACCGCAAGGTCCCAAGGATGTAACCGGTCCACCCCCAGCAGCTCCCGGCGCTTCTCCCGGAACTCGACCAGCAGGGGCGCGAGGGACTGGCGAACGTTGGCGCGAAACTGCTGGACCTGTGCCGGGCTGTAGTCGAAGCGTTCCAATCCCTGCCAGAGGTGGCGGTGGACCGTGGCCTCCCCGCTGCGCCGGGCCATCTCCCGGCGCAGCTCCAGGCTGGCGCGGTAGCGGCCCACCACTTCCGGCGCGATGCGGGCCAGCGAGGCCCGTTGGCTCAGGAAGGCGGCCCGCCTCAAGTCCCGGTCGGGCGAGGTGGACCACTGGCTGAGTTGCGCCGCGCTGACCTCCTCGCCGTTCCACTCGTAGCGCCGCTGAGCGTACAGCGAGGTGATCTCCCCGGCGATCACCTCCACTTGCCCTTCCAGGTCGCCGCTGGGCTGCTCCGCTTGCCGGGCCATGACCCGCAGGTACAGGTACGTCTGTCGCCAGTCGGCGGGCACCGCGAAGCGCTCGCCCCAGGACACGGCGAGGAGGGCGGTCTGATCATGCCAGGTGCGCAGCCTGGGCGCGTGCTGGGTCAGGAATTCATGGCGGGCCGCGCGGGCCTGCTCATCGGACGTGTTCGCCTGGAAGTCCCGCACCAGGGCGGTGTTGTGCTCGTACACCTCCGATTCCAGGGCGGCCCAGTTCAGCAACCACTCCCGAAAAGCCTGGTCGCTGTCCACCGTCGCCCCATGCAGGTGCTGGTACCGTTCCTCCCACGTGTGCTGCGTGGTCACCGTCATACCGAAGTATTGACCATGCAGCGGCGACCTGCCTCAAGAATCAGGCGGTCTGAGTGGGAGAGGAGAGCTCTCGGTGAGGTCCCGGTAAGAGACGGCGTGCCACGATGTAGGCCCATGCGACGGTTGACGCCGGTTTCCCCGGAGGACCCATGCTCTCCGCCCTGTTGATTCTGGAAGGTAAGGAGCCGCGCGCCTTCGACATGGTGTACCTCCGCCAGAAGAGCAGCCGGGAGGCCATCGCCGCCCAGACCTGGCAGTGCAAGTTCTGCGGCAAGCCCATGCAGCCGCGCATGGGCGCGATCCGCAGTTGGTATTTCGCCCACGCTCGCGAGGCCAGCGAATGCCCCTTCGAGGCCGAGAGCGAGAAAGAAAGCCCCCAGCACGTCGCCCTGAAGCGGGCGGCCGGGGAGGCGCTGCGCCAGCACTTCGGGACCCAGGTGCAGTCCCTGGAGTACGAGGTGCGGTTTCCGCATATCAAGCGCATCGCCGACGCCCTGCTGATCCTCAAGGACGGGACGCGGGTGGCGGTGGAAGCCCAGCTCAGCCCCCTGACCCTCCAGCAGCTTCAGGGGCGCACCGACTCCTACCTGCGTGACGAGATCGAGCCAGTGTGGGTCTTTCTGGAGGGAGAGGCGGGCGGCCTGAAGGAGGGCGGGCTGTGGGACAAGTGCCGCGACTGGCTGCTCAGCGAGGGGCTGCTGGTGCTGACGGCGCGGGCCACGATCACCCAGACCGCTATGACACTGCCTGAGCTGCCGGTGTGACGTGACGGGTGACCTGGGCGAGGGAGTGGAGCTGGAGGGGGAAGCGTGCCCCACACCCGACCGACGCGACGAGTTCACGGTGTTTACCCGCTCAGCCACTTTCAGCCTCACGGGCTTTGAGCGGCAGCGCCGCATCACCGGGTTCGAGGCCGCGGCGTGCCAGCCCGTCGGCGTACTGGTGGCCCAGAGGCTCCACCTTACCCCGCCCGTCGTGGCCCAGCAGACCCTGCGCTTTCAAGCCGAGCGGCAGCAGATGCGGGTAGCCTTTCACGACGGGCGCCTGCGAATTCACGCGCACCCCTGGACCACCCCTGGCATGGTGCGGTTCCTGGTCCGGTCCCTGCGGCGGTATGGGGTGCTGGAAGAGGCCGAGTTGCGCACGCTCTATCACCAGTGGCGGGCGCCAGGCACCCGGCTCGACTTCCTCGACCTACACCGCTACCCGGAAGTCTTCGTCCAGACCCCGGCCGGGCCATGGACGCTCACCACCTGGGTCCGGCTTGGCACCCCGTATGGGGTCCTCCCGAGAGACACCGGAGGCTGGAGCCGCGAATGGTATGTCCACGAGGCCGCCCGCTTCTGGCTCGCCCGGGGGCGAACCCCCACCGAGGCACAGGAGTGGGACGCCGACGTGCGGGCGCTGGTGGCGGCGACCCTCGCCACGCCGCCCCTGCCCCGCTATTTCGTGCCGTCCAGCGCGGGACCCTTCTCCCGGGTCACGGTGCGGGGTCGAGAAGCGTACCGGCTGGACCTCGACCACCTGCCGGAGGGACCGTACTTCACGCTGCGGGCCGGGGGGGTGGCCGTGACGTACTCGGTGGAAGGCCGCGCGTTCCTGGCCGACACGGCGGGGAGTGTGAGCGTCGTGACGCCGTTTCTGACCCGGCGCCTGCTGGAGGCCCTGTGGCTTCCCGCGCAGGACCCGAGC from Deinococcus terrestris encodes the following:
- a CDS encoding M3 family metallopeptidase; translation: MTVTTQHTWEERYQHLHGATVDSDQAFREWLLNWAALESEVYEHNTALVRDFQANTSDEQARAARHEFLTQHAPRLRTWHDQTALLAVSWGERFAVPADWRQTYLYLRVMARQAEQPSGDLEGQVEVIAGEITSLYAQRRYEWNGEEVSAAQLSQWSTSPDRDLRRAAFLSQRASLARIAPEVVGRYRASLELRREMARRSGEATVHRHLWQGLERFDYSPAQVQQFRANVRQSLAPLLVEFREKRRELLGVDRLHPWDLAVNPFSGRALPRFGTEAEVMQQVARTLAGTLPGLSDHVTRLYAEGHLDLTARPGKAARSYTDYLAASHQPYVQMNLHPTPSSYQVLFHELGHVAQLTGVAPGAPFWHAFPGVEMREFVAQVFELWSLDRLPEFFDMDGANRYRVRFYEQTLSRMCAQCVMDEFQEWFYTTPEEITAVRLAEVWQAIQQQYPTGVDRSGEAYADLGYLSQQLVRRPLVGIEYALAWGWAFEFVETVRLDPDQAFGSLAQALRLGNTRPLPELLHTAGVNFSFSPQRVQTLSGTLRQALMLA
- a CDS encoding competence protein CoiA → MLSALLILEGKEPRAFDMVYLRQKSSREAIAAQTWQCKFCGKPMQPRMGAIRSWYFAHAREASECPFEAESEKESPQHVALKRAAGEALRQHFGTQVQSLEYEVRFPHIKRIADALLILKDGTRVAVEAQLSPLTLQQLQGRTDSYLRDEIEPVWVFLEGEAGGLKEGGLWDKCRDWLLSEGLLVLTARATITQTAMTLPELPV